A single Papilio machaon chromosome 12, ilPapMach1.1, whole genome shotgun sequence DNA region contains:
- the LOC106719171 gene encoding MAPK regulated corepressor interacting protein 2 → MYTVSKGPSKIVAKTRRGLSQNLERLDSRKDHNRRSSESDNGDVINMPKPVFHSNGKKTVHQRIQHHVITPQHEEIIRYISETWTQTANGDSEPSTPTSTIGSGSSSPAPENLYYQDEAPSAVLHDFKPFDLETWWGKRLFQNITSSL, encoded by the exons atgtaTACTGTCTCGAAAGGACCTAGCAAGATTGTAGCAAAAACTAGAAGAG GTCTATCACAAAATTTAGAAAGACTAGACAGCCGCAAAGACCACAACAGAAGGTCTTCAGAATCAGACAATGGAGATGTTATTAA catGCCCAAACCAGTATTCCATTCCAATGGTAAAAAGACAGTACATCAGAGAATACAGCATCATGTTATAACCCCGCAGCATGAAGAAATTATAAGATATATCAGTGAAA CCTGGACACAAACAGCTAATGGAGATAGTGAACCGTCAACACCTACAAGTACAATAG GATCAGGTAGTTCATCACCAGCTCCAGAGAATCTTTACTATCAAGACGAGGCACCTAGTGCAGTCCTTCACGACTTCAAACCTTTTGACCTTGAAACATGGTGGGGCAAGCGACTCTTCCAAAACATCACCAGCTCACTCTGA
- the LOC106719102 gene encoding uncharacterized protein LOC106719102, with translation MDRYVVTNDCIPEIVKHSKINDNSAQFFRRKNFLNGLQNALNILNGLERCLQKTGKYEKKLLKCKSSHSHTHNNDWWESEPSEGKETKVLNADKTTSSRNQVDLAESWSTMSIVCLQYQYEELSKRYEALLQAYDERCGALSERERAVARLQGRTDRMRAQLVHAHQALLSVGDKYLMLRGKKMMQKKWYEERLEALKRLLQEITFEAERAEFELNSQTQDSVESEDVDTSLLVSEISRCNSLFLENLRLKTELEGVSTQHYDTY, from the exons atggatCGTTATGTTGTTACAAACGATTGCATACCAGAAATTGTTAaacattccaaaataaatgacaattcT GCTCAATTTTTCCGTCGTAAAAATTTCTTGAACGGTTTACAAAATGCCCTCAACATCCTAAACGGCCTCGAGCGTTGTCTACAAAAGACTGGCAAGTACGAGAAGAAGTTGTTAAAATGCAAGTCGTCTCACTCGCATACACACAATAACGATTGGTGGGAGAGTGAACCGTCAGAGGGCAAGGAAACGAAGGTTTTGAATGCTG ACAAAACTACATCGTCTAGAAACCAAGTTGACTTGGCGGAATCCTGGTCTACTATGAGCATTGTGTGCCTTCAATATCA ATACGAAGAGTTATCGAAACGTTACGAGGCGTTACTCCAAGCGTACGACGAGCGATGTGGTGCGTTGAGCGAACGAGAGAGGGCGGTGGCGCGGCTGCAGGGGCGCACGGACAGGATGCGCGCGCAGCTTGTACACGCGCACCAAGCACTGCTCTCCGTTGGTGACAAGTATCTCATGCTGCGAGGGAAAAAGATGATGCAA AAAAAATGGTATGAAGAAAGATTAGAAGCTCTGAAGCGTTTACTACAGGAAATAACATTTGAAGCGGAACGCGCCGAGTTTGAACTGAACAGTCAAACGCAAGACTCTGTGGAGTCGGAAGATGTCGACACATCTTTACTTGTTTCAGAG ATTAGTCGCTGTAACTCTTTGTTTTTAGAGAATCTTCGTTTGAAAACAGAATTGGAAGGCGTGTCCACGCAACATTACGAtacttattag
- the LOC106719155 gene encoding uncharacterized protein LOC106719155 has protein sequence MFPNDSKVCVCLFNCYTTADLLDNETGEDVLRYNATLAKSRIVDNTSDLATVVGVLIAVLVYIAINVEELRIETLQKFTKHKITQRALVLALLILTSPIIFSFTLISLFYKVTCYYIIKANDVNFASFLDGFDVFWSLEDDDSRCVINVLGIVETNTSDSLVSRIKQKLRIVITNKSCNKLFYRRNEKYGWYYWRNYSEIDLNDYVKVLNIGNKKGSISKEDIEGAMTEVSYLPLPFNDTGLFQIFVTEQRIENCEGERSNYGIIFRIHHAVGDGVALIEFLCKTLADDVKNDQKFSMPSNYIPIDTSTTLLDKVKQLCSMPICFVDGILRKPDQHSLHGPSLIGKKIFKWTDPDVDLYQMIKDIKQCKKNLNFSDILATSLSSGLRNFFSKTMDHIPEDVAVILPIRLPEHLTRNENIFKNNFTVTILDLPTKEKRQIKEIRRRCNIVRKSVDPTVNHYFLKVCYLLPKQILRPIFKSSQATLVFSNMPGPDSISICGGNSLKSLIFFIPNKGSTGLGISALCYGGVLRFSAMADASIVRTSDQLSLILDGMVDEIKQMHELYVK, from the exons ATGTTTCCTAATGATAGCAAAGTCTGTGTATGTCTTTTCAACTGTTATACTACAGCAGATTTGTTAGACAATGAGACTGGTGAAGATGTTCTTCGTTATAACGCAACGTTGGCTAAATCTCGCATTGTAGACAATACGTCAGATTTAGCCACTGTCGTTGGAGTTCTGATTGCGGTTTTGGTGTACATAGCAATAAATGTCGAG GAATTACGAATTGAAACATTACAGAAGTtcacaaaacataaaataacacaaagaGCCTTAGTTTTAGCACTTTTGATTCTAACTTCGCCgatcatattttcttttaccttAATATCgttattttacaaagtgacgtgttactatattataaaagccAATGACGTTAACTTTGCATCGTTTCTCGATGGTTTTGATGTTTTCTGGAGTTTAGAAGACGATGACTCTAGATGTGTTATTAACGTGTTAGGTATCGTTGAAACGAATACTTCAGATAGTTTAGTATCAAGAATAAAACAGAAACTTAGAATCGTTATTACCAATAAGAGCTGCAATAAGCTATTTTATAGACGAAATGAGAAATACGGATGGTACTACTGGAGAAATTATTCcgaaattgatttaaatgacTACGTAAAAGTTCTTAATATTGGAAATAAGAAAGGTTCTATTTCAAAAGAAGATATAGAAGGTGCAATGACTGAAGTATCTTACTTGCCATTACCATTCAACGATACAGGGTTATTTCAAATCTTTGTAACCGAACAAAGAATAGAAAATTGCGAAGGAGAGAGAAGTAACTACGGTATAATATTTAGAATTCATCACGCAGTGGGTGACGGAGTAGCATTGATTGAGTTTCTTTGCAAAACACTTGCAGACGATGTTAAAAATGATCAAAAATTTTCCATGCCCAGTAACTACATACCTATTGACACATCAACAACTTTATTGGATAAAGTAAAACAGTTGTGCTCAATGCCAATATGTTTCGTTGATGGAATACTAAGAAAACCAGATCAACATTCTTTACATGGTCCTTCTTTGATTggaaaaaagatatttaaatggaCAGATCCAGATGTAGATCTATATCAGATGATCAAAGacataaaacaatgtaaaaagaatttaaatttctctGACATTCTGGCAACATCACTGTCTAGTGGCTTAAGAAATTTTTTCTCAAAG ACTATGGATCACATACCAGAGGATGTAGCAGTAATTTTGCCCATCAGACTGCCAGAACATTTAACtcgaaatgaaaatatatttaaaaataattttactgtaaCGATCCTTGATCTACCAACCAAAGAGAAAAggcaaattaaagaaataagaagACGATGCAATATAGTTCGAAAAAGTGTAGATCCCACC gtaaaccattattttttaaaagtttgttaCCTCCTACCGAAACAGATTCTACGGCCTATTTTTAAGAGTAGCCAAGCTACGTTGGTATTCAGTAACATGCCCGGTCCAGACTCTATAAGTATTTGCGGTGGAAActcattaaaaagtttaatttttttcatacctAATAAAGGGAGTACAG GTCTTGGTATATCAGCTCTTTGCTACGGTGGTGTTCTGCGATTCTCCGCGATGGCTGACGCAAGTATAGTGAGGACGTCGGACCAACTATCGTTGATACTTGACGGCATGGttgatgaaattaaacaaatgcaCGAGTTATATGTGAAATAG
- the LOC106719168 gene encoding mpv17-like protein, whose translation MMSRLAGWWRHSLRRRPVITNTITYATFYTAAELSQQTFNKIYSPEKPPLDFAAAARIVTVGSCLYAPTLYFWYKFLDKKFVGTAVKMVATKVMTDQFVMTPVLLAAFYILMGIAERKEDIFEEIKAKYWKTFIANQAFWIPGQTINFFFVPSHLRVVYVASASFIWINVLCFIKRQKTEKTA comes from the exons ATGATGTCGAGGCTGGCGGGCTGGTGGCGCCATTCGCTGCGTCGGCGGCCGGTCATCACCAACACCATCACCTATGCCACGTTCTACACCGCTGCGGAGCTCTCACAGCAGACATTCAACAAGATATATTCG ccAGAAAAACCGCCGTTGGATTTTGCGGCTGCGGCCCGTATTGTTACGGTCGGCAGTTGTTTGTACGCACCAACACTTTACTTTtg gtatAAATTTCTGGATAAAAAATTCGTTGGCACAGCAGTAAAGATGGTGGCCACCAAAGTGATGACTGATCAGTTCGTTATGACGCCAGTACTTCTCGCTGCGTTTTATATCT TGATGGGTATAGCGGAAAGGAAAGAGGATATCTTTGAAGAAATAAAGGCGAAGTATTGGAAGACATTCATCGCAAATCAAGCCTTCTGGATACCCGGACAGACGattaactttttctttgtCCCCTCACATTTGCGTGTCGTGTATGTAGCTTCAGCCTCTTTTATTTGGATCAATGTTTTGTGCTTCATCAAACGGCAGAAGACGGAGAAGACTGCTTGA